From the Candidatus Zixiibacteriota bacterium genome, the window ATCGCGCGGAGATCGCCGTCGATTACAACAGCGATGTCGACAACTCCTATGTGCTCGGGAGCATCGACTGGTATTACGGCAATGATGCCAACCCCGGGAATGATGTTGATTTCATGATGGTGACGCTGCACGAGATGTGCCACGGCTTCGGCATGGTCGCCTCCTTCAAGAGCACCGGCACCTGGGGCCTCGACTATGACGGTACGCTCTACCCCGTCATTTATGATCGCTACCTGGTCGACAGCTCCGGCACGTTGCTGATCAACAAGCCGGTTTCACCATCAGTAGTGACGGGACATAACGTTTTCTGGAACGGCGCGATCGCCAAGTATGCGTACACGCACGACTTCGGCGGCACCTTCCGCCTGCCGATCTACGCGCCGACGCCCTGGGACGGCGGCTCGAGCATCAGCCATATCGATGAGGCCACCTTCAGCGAGTCGGTCTGGGAGCTGATTACGCCGGAGTACGATGAACCGATTATTCACACGCCCGACTTGATCTGTCTCGGGATTTTCCAGGATATGGGCCACAGCCTGTCGCAGTCGCGTTACGTCAAGTTGACGGCGTCCGGTTTCGAGGACGGCAGCAGCGGGAATCCGTTCAACACGATCACGGAAGGCACGACCAATGTCCCGACCGGCGGGCATCTGCGCATCTACTCCGGCTCCTACGCCGGCGCCCGCACGATCACCAAGGCGATGACCTTGCACAGTTGCGGCGGCACGACGGTACTGGGGACGGCGAAAAGCGCAACCGCGCGGGCCGATACGCTGCAGGGGGCGGACCGCGGCCCGGTGATCGAAGACCAGTAGCGCGGTTCCGGCGCACTTGCCGGGCGGCCTCGCCACCCCCGGCCACCCGGGAAATTTTCGGCATTGTGCCGAGAGCGGCCTGGTCGTATCTTGCTTTAGCTATGGATCAAGGATATCCACTTTGCTTCCCCGTCAACTGATCAACCGGGAACAGGAACGTATGAACTCCAAACTTGCTTTGCTACTTTGGAACCAGCTCGGCGCAGCAATCGACATGCTGGCCAACGCCATGGAAATGTGCCCCGACCAGTTGTGGTCGCATCCGGAAAATTGGAACGCCGGCGCGACCGAGCTGAAAACCCTTGATACCTACAAACCGGAGTTCTGGTACAACGCTTACCACGTACTCTTCTGGACCGATTACTTCCTGTCCAACACGGCGGAAGAGGACTTCCAGCCGCCGGCGCCATTTGGGAAGGAAGAGTTCGACGACCGCGGCTTGATCCCCCCGCGCGTCTACACCAAGACGGAGTTGCTTGACTATCTCAATCACTGCCGCAACCGGTGCCGCGCTTTCATCAATTCACTGAGCGACCAGAGCCTGTTTGAAAATTCTCAGACGACTTTTCGACAGGACTATCCCGTCTTGGAAGTGCTTCTC encodes:
- a CDS encoding DinB family protein, which encodes MNSKLALLLWNQLGAAIDMLANAMEMCPDQLWSHPENWNAGATELKTLDTYKPEFWYNAYHVLFWTDYFLSNTAEEDFQPPAPFGKEEFDDRGLIPPRVYTKTELLDYLNHCRNRCRAFINSLSDQSLFENSQTTFRQDYPVLEVLLYNLRHVQHHTAQLNLLLRQEIDSAPRWVGRTKLPLVE